Within Calonectris borealis chromosome Z, bCalBor7.hap1.2, whole genome shotgun sequence, the genomic segment GAGACTGAGGCAGCCTGATTAAAGTACATGTGTCTGTAGTGAGAGAAAATTCTGGGCTTTTTTAAGCTAGCAAGGGCAGGGCCCGGTGCCTGAGAGCTGGAATGAGACAAACTCGGACACGAAACAAAGCCCAAATCTTTAAGTGcaatttttcatctgtttgaaaCAAACCAGTCAGGAACCGTGggcttctgccttttaaaaaactttgaaATCAAAACtggatggttttttgtttgttgtttttttttttaaattatgttgatTTTATGTGCTAGATCCAAAACTAGGAACAACGCAGATGCCACTTTGTATTTCTCATTAGTCCATGTAATATAAGAAAGCACAACCACTTTCCAGCATTTCTTTGCGTTTTAATATGGCAGATGTCACCAGTTGATTCTGTTCCGTGCTTGTAGGACGTTTTGCTTAGAAGCATCTAAAACTTTTGTCTCGGCAGTCTTTTCTTGACAAATCAAGCCAAAATAAACCTTCTGTGGAAATTTATtgctactgtggaaaaaaaaaatactttgtggtTTGGGATTTATTTCTTAaacactggttttattttaatttccctcCTTCCTTATTTCCTACTTCTTGCCAAAAAGTGGTTATTTCTGAGTTGTTATGGTATTCATTTATGTTCCTATcttcttctggtttgtttttcttttcctgttgttctAATCAATAGGCAGAATTACCAAGATTTTCATAACTCATCTTCACGGTGACCACTTTTTTGGTCTTCCTGGCCTGCTGTGTACACTCAGCCTCCAAAGTAGCCCTGACCCAAACAAACCACCTGTTGATATTTATGGGCCGATAGGACTGCGAAACTTCATATGGAGGAGCATGGAGCTCTCCCACTCACAACTTCTCTTTCCCTACACTGTTCATGAACTGGTACCTACGCAGGACCAGTGCCCCGCAGAAGAATTTAAGGAGTTTTCTTACTTGGACAGAGATGAGGTATCTCCCCAGGGAGCACGAGGGAGAATACTCCACCTGGATCCAGTAGAAAACTCTTACTTGCTGGTTGAGGATGAGCAGCTAGTTCTGAAAGCATTTCGCCTGTTTCACCGCGTTCCTTCCTTTGGCTTTGTGGTGGAAGAGAAGCCCCGGACCGGTAAACTCAATGTACAGAAACTGAAAGACCTTGGTAACTACTTTGacttacttttcttctttttaattttttaaatgcctaaacGCATGTGTTTAAGCTGAGTAGCGACTCCAATTTTCAGCAAATGTAACAAAATTGTGTTCATAGGCAGTTGAAATCTTTTTATGACCACCTTTCTAGGGGTTCTAGCAAATTAGAGCTGCTGTATCTCTCTGTAATCCATTTTAATTCAATTTTCCACTTTctgttaaagacattttaatacttCATACCGATGCAGCAGTCTGAATTGGTGTGTAACCAATTAATAGTTTGTTGTGCCAATTAATACTGCAGACCATTCTCATACTGGGAAGAGCAAACAAGTTCAGACGTTAGATTCTTCAAACACACTACCTGCTAATGTTATAAGCTCTTTATTTGTATGAAGCGTGTGAAATATCAATTGCTCTTTATATTGAGGttgtattttttcagtgagaCAGCTCTATATACAGTGTATTTCttcttaagtgatttttttttttaaaaaacctgacaCTCATCATAATATTTATGGactcttttgcttttattcaccAGGAGTTCAACCAGGTCCTTTATATGGGAAACTGAAGAATGGAACAGCAATCGTTCTAGAAAACGGAGTAACGATTTCTCCATCAGACGTCTTAGAAGACCCTATTCCTggaagaaaaatttgcattttgggGGATTGTTCAGGGGTGGTTGGAGATGCGGCCGTGAAGCTTTGCTGTGAAGCAGATGTACTGATACATGAAGCCACGTTGGATGATACCCAAGAGGAAAAGGCCAGGGAGCATGGTCATAGCACTCCAAAAATGGCATCGGATTTTGCAAAATTATGTAAAGTTAAGAAACTGGTTTTGACTCACTTCAGTCAGCGGTATAAACCAGCCGCTCAGAGAGGCGAGGGAGATACGGACATCACCGAACTGAAGAGACAGGCAGAGTCAGTGTTAGATGGTCAAGAAGTAACACTAGCTGAGGATTTTATGACAATAGAAATtccaatgaaaaagtaaaaatagtagTGTTAGCAAGTTCTGTATGAAGACATAAAGTAGGATGGTGTTGGatagcacttaaaaataatggTAGGGTTTCTGGTATCCAAATTAGTTCTCTTCTGTGGCACGCAAAGAACCGCTGCAAACTGGAGAGAGTACCAGATACAGTTAGCGTTGCTTttgtaaagcaagaaaaaaggatACTCCAACATCTGGAACTTGGAATAAATTCCTAAGTGATGGTTTCGGACGCCTAGTCTCCCAAGAAACCGAATGTGTAGGCTGGTGCGAGCCTTCAGGGGTTTTCCTTGGACCACAGATTCCTAGAGCAGAGCACTGGATCATTTGGCTTAATACAGCCCTCAGGAAGGTTTGTGTTCTGAACCAGAATTTAAGATATCTTGCCTGTTACAAGCTTTTGAATAACATCTATTTCAAACTTGTATACAGTATTTTGTAACTGTTATCCAGTTTCTATGTAAGAGGGCTATTACACTGACAGTAATAAAGTATTTATAACCCTGCCAAGTGTTTGTAACTGGGGGTGTTGCTATGTTCAACTTGAGGACCTCTTATAATTCTGCCTTTGTATATGCAGTTTTCTCATAAATATAGTTTAGGCTTCCTGTCAAAAGTGAATCACTCTTAAAAATTTGATTCATTTAGAGCTCTGAAGTGTGAGCCCTAAGTTTGCATACCTATTCCCTGCATCAGTAAAGTTTTGGAAGTATGCTGTGGCAGTCTTTAGGCAGATGACAAGTAGTCTTTCTTAAAGTGTTTCTCCAAGTgcattttcaaaggcaaattATCCTGATAAAAGCATATTTGTGTCTGTAGAAATACTCCTATGGGAGGAATTTCACCTATGTATAGCTCAGTCTGTTTCTGCAATGACTTTATTCTTTCAGTTAAGGGACATGTAGACCAActttatctccttttcttcccacctCAAAACAAACTAGAAGTTGAAGTTTCCCAAATTTTAGCTCAATTTTCTggtcaaaagtaaaaaaatcagtgtttttgaAAAATCTAGCCTAAATATGTTTCCCCTAGCATGGATTCCTGAAAGCTAAAACACTTCATAGCTTTCTAATAAACACTGAAAACTCTGGCAGGTTTAAGGACAGCTTAACTGTACTTTTGTTGAGTTGATGGTAATGCAGATGGAAAATGAATCTGTTTTAATATACAATTTCCCTCCTTGCTTTAAATGTAGAATAACAAAGCtccaaaaaacaaaagcactcCCACTCTTTAAAGATCTCTCCCTTGTAAATGGTGCACCGCTCAAAGGTGGTTTGTGTACAGTGGTAATCCTCACCCAGACCAAGCTGGTGAGATGAGGATGTTAAATCCTGCAGATAATTTTTCTAtactcttcacattttcttgaCTAAGAGTGTACTCAGCTGTAATTAAGcaacagttttcaaagaaaaagaaaaggagtgtgATCGTAGTGTTTGACTAAAGGGATCGAATTGAGTTGGATGGCTTATCCCAACCCTTCAAAGAGTAACTCCGAACTGAGTTACACCAATATTAATATTTCATGCTTCAAATATGCTTCAAATGTAGAGGAAgtctttgatttctttaaaaaaaaatattgggaagAGTTGCAAACTTGAAGATCATGACTTCTGGAGCAGAAATTCACTGATCTCTATGACTTCTCTCTTAAAAATGGTGTAAAGCGGCCAGAGTCTACAGATCATGCAGTGGCACGTTCTTTTCCCccctaaattgtttttcttttgcaagatAGAAATTAATGGCAGGTGCAGAGATCTTGATACCACGCTCTGCTTTATGTAGTCAAAAGCTGAGCAGACTCCAGCTATTCTATGTTTCATACAGTGAAAGAGTAACTTTCTTCATTGTCCTGACCTGCTCTGCTACATCTGCTTCCACTCTGGAAAAACCGAAAATTCCTATTTCTAAGCCATTCACAGTTGTGATACGAAGTTTAGGGAACAACTTAAAGACTTTGTGGAAATTCACTGGGTACCACCTGCAAATGATAGAATCAAAGGATGGAAATAAAAACAAGGGACAATCCAAAAGCCCATGCAACCTGAAATGTGTGCACCCACCGCTGCAGCTCATCTCCCCACAGTGCTGGATCATGCTGCTCCAGAACTGGGTTATCCATCCCAGCggtaaatacatttttgcatttgTGTGGTTAGTTAATTGCTGTGAATTCAGGAATGTCTTCAGTTCCCATTCAAATGACGGAGGGTGTGGGTAGGTGTGTGAGATGAATCGATGGCGCAGGCTCCCAGCGTGGAGGGAGCCTCGCTCCTCCGTGCCCCGCGGTCCAGCTCAGCGTGCCGGTCCAGTGCTTGCCTGGCTAAACAACCACTGGTTCTTGCTAGCCTGCAAGAAAACGGCCTCTGGGCTAATTTTCGGCTGGATTATTGAGTCAATTAGCGAGCTGTCTTGCTGCACGACTTGTACAAGGGCTGAAGGAAGGAGGGTGCAGAAGTGCTTGGGCAGAAATGGGGAGCTGCTTGGGATCCCCCCTTTTTAGCAGTAGTGAGCTGATACATTGCATCAGTCCTACCGCATAGCTACATCCTGAATATGTTTTAGGATCTAAATCCTAAATAAGAACGGGTCAATTTGGATAAAGAACAGCAAGGGGAAGAGTGTATCAAATTGAAGCAGCAGGCCAGGTCCTCTTCAAGTATTAGGTCTGGGGACTTTGTTGCACAGAGTTGATGTGTTAGCGCATTTTTTATGGCAATTTATTCTGTACGGAGAATCAAGGGAGGAAATGCTCATTTCGTCTAAGctgagaagaaaagctgcaagttGCCTGGTCTATATTGAAGGCCGGATTAACTATATggctgtcatttttaaaaacagtttctttttggtATGTTGGTGAAGGAGGGTACATTTAGTGCTGGAGTTATGTGAAATTCCTGTATTTtcaatttaatatattttagtatttgtaATCAAGTTATAGTTGTCTCTTTCTTAGCAGACCCATGTGTCTTTGCTTACCATGGTCCACTCTTCTCTCTAAGTCTGGATACTAAATTACTTCATAAATCTGACTGCTAGTGAGACTTGAATTAAATTAATGGGAACATGTGTGCCTGTAAGGACCATAAATTGTCTATTTTCTCAATGAGTTTATCTTTCCATTTGTTAATTACCAGGCAACAAAATTcctttgcattaaaatatatttgcctgAGAGTATTTTGTCTGACAGCAGGTAAAGGACTCCGGTCTGGTCCCGTAGGGACTGGGAGGGTATTTTAACAAATTCTGGGTAtgtaaatgaagatttttttttagctttgaataactcattttaaaaattctcctgctttcctggaaatgttcCTCAAAGTTTGGTTCCTTTTTTAGCTGGTACTAGCGGAGGGACCTGATAAACTACGAAAGAAGCTTTTTATGTTacgggaaggaggaagaaggaggaaataaGACGTGAAGAGTTTCGTAACAGAGATGTTCCTGCGTTTTACGTGTAGCTGCTAACCGAATGGATGAGCGCTGATCAAAGGGAgtgagggtaagtcttccttctGCTGAGATCTGCATGAGCTTGCAAAAAAGGTTGAGAAACAAGTTACCTACAGCACAAAAATGCTTAGCTGCTCCGAGCATGGTGCAGTCTGTGTTGAGGATGGAGAGCTCGAGATGAGTCTGGGCTCTAAATCCAGCTGGGAAAGAGATCCTTGATGCTAGAGGTGGTTCAGCCTTTGGTATCAACCACTCCCTATGGCCCACGGTGGGACTCTTCATCTGTCAATGCAGAAGAAACACGATCTTCATTTgggagcatttttatttttctttaaacagacttttaaaataatttgct encodes:
- the LOC142075875 gene encoding zinc phosphodiesterase ELAC protein 1-like; this translates as MSMDITFLGTGSAYPSPTRGASALVLRREGECWLFDCGEGTQTQLMKSHLKAGRITKIFITHLHGDHFFGLPGLLCTLSLQSSPDPNKPPVDIYGPIGLRNFIWRSMELSHSQLLFPYTVHELVPTQDQCPAEEFKEFSYLDRDEVSPQGARGRILHLDPVENSYLLVEDEQLVLKAFRLFHRVPSFGFVVEEKPRTGKLNVQKLKDLGVQPGPLYGKLKNGTAIVLENGVTISPSDVLEDPIPGRKICILGDCSGVVGDAAVKLCCEADVLIHEATLDDTQEEKAREHGHSTPKMASDFAKLCKVKKLVLTHFSQRYKPAAQRGEGDTDITELKRQAESVLDGQEVTLAEDFMTIEIPMKK